A region of the Candidatus Omnitrophota bacterium genome:
CTTGGCGCGCCTGCTGCTGCACTTGCAGCGTGGCCTCGGAGGAGACGAACGTCCGCTGGCTCACGATGGAGAGGGTGAAGAGGACCCCGACGGTGAGCACGGTCGCCGAGAGCACGATGAGCACTTCAAGAAACGAAAATCCCCACGCGGCTCGTCGCGCGCGATCCGATCTGGCTATTTTCGGCATGTGAGCTCCGTCGACAACATGACCGGCGAATGGACAATGCCGCCCGCTCCGGGTGCGGGCGACAAGACTGCGCCGTCCCAGGCGCATTCTCCGATCACGCGTCCGCGCTCGCGCCAGCAGATACTCACCGTCACGCCCTGCGGATCAGCCGCCGTATCCGGCAAGACCCAGGCATACTCGGCGTTGCCGCCGATGGCGGCGATGCTCTTGCCGCCGCCGCCAGGAGCCGCCAGCCACGCATCCCAGCTCGCAGAGCCGGTGGGGGGATTCGACGTGGGAGAAGCGCATCCTGTCCGGTTGAGTTCGCGGAGCTCTTCCATCACCCGATTCGCATCGTTGACGGCGAGGGAGACATTCCCGGCATGCTCAATGAGCATGCCGTTGCCCAGGGACACGCTCATCAGCGTGACGAAGGCGGTGGCAATGAACACAAGGCCAATGAGCAATTCGATCAGGGTGAGCCCGCGAAGCTTCATTGATCTTGCCAGAGGACGGTCTCGTACTTGCCGGTCGTGGGGAAAAACGGCGGGGAGAGATTGGCGAAGCGCGTATCGTACTTGTAGTCCTTGCCGGAAAATCCATGGCCGCCCATCCATATCAATCCACGCCGGTCCTGAATCAACCCGCCGAGGATGTGCAAAGTTCCCTTCGCCGGCGCGACGGTGGCCGGATCCTTCCACACGCTGCCATCGGGCTGTTCATTCATCACTCCATCATAGTAGAAGGAGCCTTTGACCGCCATGATGGAGGCCTGCACGGTGGCATCGTTGGGAATGTTGTCCACGACTTTGATGTGCCGTTGAGCCACAAGGCCCAGGACGTCGTTATTCTGCGTGACATTGCCATCGGCATCGCGGCAGTCCAGATCGGTGTCAAGCTCCAGGGGATTGCATTGGTAGACGACGGAGTCTTGAAGCACGATGTCGCGATCGCTCACCAGGGTGAGCTGGCCATCGAGCGTTCCGCCGGTAATGGTCAAATCTCCACCCTCCACATAGATCGCCTGGCCGTTCACGGCCACCGGTTCATTCACCCACCCTTTATCGTTGTTGGTCACCAACAAGGTCTGCCCAACAATCTGAATCGTCGTATCATGAGGGAGCACGAGGGAATCGGTTTTCAGCTGAGCCCATCGGTCATCATTCACCGGCAGTTGTATCGGAGCGGCGCCTCCCTGGAACCCCTGATAGAACTGCGGGGTATCAGGCGCTGGCGGGTTCGCAGGCAACGGATCATACGGCGGGCAGCCGTGAAGGCAGTTGACCGTGGCCCAGACGGACGTCACCGTGTCATAGAAGAACGGCCCAATCGGCGTGCCTGGCGGGACTCCCACCAGCGAGCTGTCGATGTTAAACTGCCCATTGGTGTGCACCGGCCCATACAGCGCGTCGATCGTACCGAAGTTTACCCCACCGCCGCCACCTGCTAAGATTTCAGTGTTTGAAAAATACGCGTAGCGGGCGAAGTTCTCCGTGCGAATGGTGGTTGAGACCGCGCGGCTGGCCGCGCCGTCGGCGCTTTCGCCTGTGACAGAGATGGTGAAGAAATCAATGGTGCTGGTGTCATTGGCCAGGGGCCCTGTGATCGTCATGGTATATGAGCCGGCCGGCAAGGCTTGCGCGCCGTCGTACGGGTGGTCGATAGGGCACGGATCTTCCTGCTCGGCGCAGGGCGGTGGGGAGGGCCGCGTTTGAATCCACTGAAACGCCCGATCCAACCCGCCTTCGGCCGCATCCAAGGCTTGCTGCTCCGCCAGGGTCCGCTTCGCCATCGACAGATCCTGCATCGCGCGCATCTGGGTCACGGGAATCAGCGTCGCGATGCCGGTCAGGAGGAGGAGCCCGAGAAAGAGAATGATTCCTCGGCGGGGATGTCGCCTCGCGCGTGGAACAGATCGCCGCTGCATCATCCGTGCGTGCCTTTCCGGCTCGACGACAAAAATCGCCGAACCTCCCGTCCCATGGTTCGGCGGCTCGGCGATCCTACGCGCTGCGGGTCATCCTCTGCTACGGCAACCCGGCGATCCTGCATAGGATCCGTGGCTTTCCGACCCTGGATTACTCCAGGTGTGGCTTTCTCGTCAGGGAGACGCTGTACTCACTTGGCCTTACATTACTAGCATGCCTGATCGCGGGGTGTGATGACAAGAGCGGAGGCAAAAAATGAGCCTCCAATGGTGGTATTGGAGGCTCACACACCGGGAAGTTCTTGCCGGGGTCGTCGGATTCAGTCTCCCGCGCCCGCCCTTCCCGTCACGCAACCCTAGTGTACCCGAACGCCGGCCGCCGCTTCTATGATGCGCATCAGCTATAGCGGCTTTCCCAATCCGCGATGCTGGGCGTGGAGATTCTTCAGCAGGCCGGCCAGCCGCTCCGCAGTCGCCGTAATGGCGGACGCATCCTCAACGCGCACGGCATGCAGCAGCGTCCCCCAGCACCGCTTGATGCCCACCTGCTGCTCCGTGATGTAGCCATCCGGCCGCAGCACCGGCAGCCAGCGCTTGGACTCTTCCAAGGCCGGGGGCACCACCTGGAGCTCCTGCTCAAAGAGCCGCCGCAAGAGCAGGCACCGCGCAGAGACCTCCAGCAGCTCCTGCTCGACCGGGCTCAGCCGCTGCCGCCGCTGCTGCTTCTGCTGCGCCTCGGCGAGGGCGCGCTGCGCTAAGGGATTCGCCATCATGTCGGCAAATGACGCATAGCGCGCCGCCGGGTCAAGGCCGAGCTGCTGGCGGGTGGCCGGGCGGTCCACGCGGATGCACGGCTGTGTTTGCCATCGCTCAGGGTCCGCCACCATCGAGAGCATCACTTGCAGCGGATCGGCCGCCATGCCGCGCGTCTTGCCGAAGAGCCGCCGCAGCGCGTCGCGGGAGAAGGACTCCAGAGAGATCAGCCTGTTGTTGTCTTGCACCATCAGATGCCGCAGCGGCTCGAGCGTCTTCGGAGACCACGCGGGTCCTCCCGCTGCCGCGAAGACCGGCGGCCTGAAGGACGCGGCGGGACCTGCGAATAACGCCGCGTGGTCCACGCGCGCGGCGCGGGCGATCAGCCACAGACCCAGCAACCCGCCGCAGGCCATCACGCTGCTCGCTTCAAGAAGATGCTGATGCCTGAGGCGCGGGGTGGCGGGCTGCCCGCGGGAACGCGGCGAGGGCCATTCGTGGTGGCCCACCGATGAGGTCGGCCACGGATCCCCTGGACTGGCGGCGGCCGTGGCGACGTTCTCGACCGCCGGAAAATATTCACGCTCCTCCTTTGCGAAATCTTCCCGCAGCTCATGGACGAAATCGGTCAGGCGCGACGTCAACTGATCCGTCGGCACGCGCCGTTTGCCCAACAGCCGGTCGATGTCTCTCGAGAGGCGGTGCTGCCGGGCGTGCATGGACGACAGCGCGCCCCACGCCTCCGGGCTGATCCGCTGGGCGCGCGGGCGCAGCGCGTCTTCCTCGTTTCGGATGTGCTCGCGCAGCGGCCCGATGATGGCCTGGTACGTCTCCCGCAACGCGGCGGAATCATCCGCGATCATGTGCAAATCCCACTGTAACCGCTTCAGGGATTTTCGGAGCGCGTCGTGATCATGTTTCCAAGCCTCTACCATCTCCATCGCGGCCTCCTTGCGTGATGCCATGAGCCACAAAACAGTTCGGGCACCAGAACTCCCTCTGGTGCCCGTCCAACCCCTCTCTGGCCCCTTGACTGCGGCCATCGCATGGGAAGATCCTCAACCACAGCGCAACGACTACGTCATCGTGGGGTCAGCATAGCCAACGGGGGGCTGCGCGTCCATGATCCATGTCATGATGGACCTTGCGCGGCCGCCACGCGCATGCGCGCGTCGACGATCCGGCAGCCTTGCCCCGGCCCCAAGGCAAAAATGGGATTCAAGTCCAGCTCGACAATCTCAGGCACGTGCTCCACGAGGGAGGAAATTCGCAAGAGGCATTCCTCCAGCGCCGGCACGTCGGCGGCAGGGGCTCCGCGGTAGCCTTCGAGCAGCCGGTAGCCCTTGATGCCGCGCACCATCTCGCGCGCATCGTCATCAGTCAGCGGAGCCACGCGGAAGATGACATCGCCCAAAATTTCCACATGCACCCCGCCTAACCCAAAGGCGATCAGCGGGCCAAACGAGGGATCTTCCACCACGCCGATCATCAGTTCACACCCGCCCCGGATCATCGGCTGCACGAGAAACCCCTCAAGCGCCTCCGGCGAGCCTGCGCGCTCAATCGCCGCCGCAATCGCCGCGACGGCGCGGCGCACGCCTGATTCGTCGGTGAGATTCAAGTGCACGCCGCCGGCTTCGGTTTTATGCACGACCGTGGAGGAAGCCAGCTTCAGCGCCACGGGAAATCCGATCGCCTCCGACGCATCCACGGCCTCATCGGCGGTTCGAACCACGGTGCCGGCAAACGGAATGCCGGCGGCGGCCAGCAGCGTGGAGAGCTCCTGGCTGGACAACCATCGAGGAGATCCGGCGGCGAGGGCGCGCTGGATGATGGCGCGGATCGTCTCAAGCTGCAGATCTTCAAACTCCACAAAGGCGCCGGCGGGCCGCGCGCGGAAGCGCGCGTATTCCGCCATGCGCGAGAGGACTCGCGCTGCCGTCTCCGGGAATTGATAGGCGGGAATGCGCTCCGCCCCGACCGCAAGCGGCGGCAAACCTCCTGCGTCGGTCATCGCGCAGACGATCACCGGCTTCTCCGCCGCCCCGGCAGCCCGAGCCTGGGCCACGCCCTGGCCGATGGCCTCCACGATGGCGGCGGTGTTGGAGACGCCGACGGGAATATAGAGGATGATGAGCGCATCAATCTCCTCGGCGCGCAGCAGCGTCTCGATAGTGCGCCGGTACTGCTCTGGGCTGGCTGAGGCGATCATGTCCACCGGATTGGCCAGACTGGCCGCCGCCGGCAAAAACTGCGCGAGCTGTGTGCGAATCGATTCGGACAGCTCGGGAATGGTCAAGCCGCCGGTCTCGCACGTATCGGCGCACAAAATGCCCGGCCCTCCCGCATTGGTGACAATGCCGACGCGCTGCCCCTTCGGCAGGGGTTGGTTCGAGAGTGCCGCGGCCACATCGAACATTTCCTCCAGCGTGTCTGCGCGAATCACGCCGGTTTGCTGAAACAACGCCTCCACCGCCACGTTGCTGGCGGCGAGTGCCGCCGTATGCGAGCCGGCCGCGCGAACGCCGGCTTTGGTGCGGCCGCCCTTGACCGCAATGATCGGCTTGCCGCGGCTCACCCGCCGGGCGATGCGCGCAAACCGCCGAGGATTGCCGAAGGATTCGAGATACAAGAGGATGACCGATGTGCGCGGATCGTGCTCCCAATATTGGATGAGATCATTGCCGGAGACATCGGCCTTGTTGCCGACGCTGACAAAGGTGGACAAGCCTAAATGCAATTGCTGGGCAAGCGATAAGATCGCAATGCCCAGCGCCCCGCTCTGTGAAAGCAGCCCCACGCGGCCCTCCGGCGGATAGACCGGAGAAAACGAGGCGTTGAGGCGCACGGCCGGATCAGTGTTGACGAGTCCTAAGCAGTTGGGGCCGATGAGGCGCATGCCGTAGCCGCGGACCTTGTCGACCAGCTGCGATTGCAGCAGCCGGCCTTCTGCGCCGGTTTCCGCAAACCCCGCCGAGATCACGACCAGGGCTCGCACCCCGTGCGCCGCGCACTCATCGACGATGGGCAGCACGATGTCCCGCGGCACGACAATGACCGCAAGATCCACCGGGTCGGGAATGTCGGCAACCCTCGGATACGCGCGCAACGAGCCGATCACCGCCGCCTTGGGGTTCACCGGGAAGACTGCGCCCTGAAAGCGGGTGAGGACGAGCGTTTCAAGAATCCGGTAGCCGATGCTGGAAGGATCGCGCGACGCGCCGATGACGGCGATGGCCCGCGGATAAAAAAACGGCCGCATGGACGCGGTGGTAAACACTTCATCCAGCCATTCCGCGCGCGAGGCGCTGGCCGCCGTCGGAGCGAGCGAAAATTCCACTTCCACTTCGCCTCCGGCCGGCGTTTCTTTGAGTTGGAAGCCGGAGCGGCGAAACACCTCGATCATGGGGCGGTTGTCCGGATGGGTCACCGCCCAAAACTTTGAGAAGCCTTCTCGGGCGGCCAACAGCGCTAACCGTTCCAGGAGCAGCGAGCCGAGTCCCTTGCCGTGCAAGGTGTCGTCCACGGCAAAGGCGACTTCCGCCGTATGCGCATCTTTGGAAAAATATGATCCCACGGCAATGATGGTCGGAGCCCCGGTCGTCGCGCGCCAGGCCACAAGGGTGAAGGCGGCGTGGCGGTCGGACGAATCGCACAGATCGCGAATGTCTTCTTCGGGAGGTTTGGAGGCCGAGAAGAATCGTTGCCGCCGAGATTCGGGCGAGAGACGGCGGAAAAATTCCACCATCGCCTCGTAATCGTTGGGCCGGGCCACGCGGAGAATGGCCGTGGAGCCGTCACGCAAAATCAGCCGACCGGCTTCAGCGGAATCTTGGTACAGCGGCGGCAGATAGGCGGGTTTAACAAGCGCCATGGCGATGTGCTGATCTTATCGCAGCCCAATCGGTAACACTATGACCGCCATCATAGGAGAAGGAATCCTGCGGGACGGTGACGCCGGGGTTATCGCTGCTGTTCGATGTCCGGGCCGCCTTCAGGCTCTTCGTCCCAGCCAAGACCGAGGGCGATTTTGCAATCTTCGGAGGCCATCGTCCGAGGGTCCCACGGCGGGGTAAAGACGATGTTGACGACGGCGTTCGCCACACCGGGAAGTGAGGCCAGCGCTCGCTGCACCATGGCCTTGAGTTGCGG
Encoded here:
- a CDS encoding hemerythrin domain-containing protein, with amino-acid sequence MASRKEAAMEMVEAWKHDHDALRKSLKRLQWDLHMIADDSAALRETYQAIIGPLREHIRNEEDALRPRAQRISPEAWGALSSMHARQHRLSRDIDRLLGKRRVPTDQLTSRLTDFVHELREDFAKEEREYFPAVENVATAAASPGDPWPTSSVGHHEWPSPRSRGQPATPRLRHQHLLEASSVMACGGLLGLWLIARAARVDHAALFAGPAASFRPPVFAAAGGPAWSPKTLEPLRHLMVQDNNRLISLESFSRDALRRLFGKTRGMAADPLQVMLSMVADPERWQTQPCIRVDRPATRQQLGLDPAARYASFADMMANPLAQRALAEAQQKQQRRQRLSPVEQELLEVSARCLLLRRLFEQELQVVPPALEESKRWLPVLRPDGYITEQQVGIKRCWGTLLHAVRVEDASAITATAERLAGLLKNLHAQHRGLGKPL
- a CDS encoding GNAT family N-acetyltransferase, with product MALVKPAYLPPLYQDSAEAGRLILRDGSTAILRVARPNDYEAMVEFFRRLSPESRRQRFFSASKPPEEDIRDLCDSSDRHAAFTLVAWRATTGAPTIIAVGSYFSKDAHTAEVAFAVDDTLHGKGLGSLLLERLALLAAREGFSKFWAVTHPDNRPMIEVFRRSGFQLKETPAGGEVEVEFSLAPTAASASRAEWLDEVFTTASMRPFFYPRAIAVIGASRDPSSIGYRILETLVLTRFQGAVFPVNPKAAVIGSLRAYPRVADIPDPVDLAVIVVPRDIVLPIVDECAAHGVRALVVISAGFAETGAEGRLLQSQLVDKVRGYGMRLIGPNCLGLVNTDPAVRLNASFSPVYPPEGRVGLLSQSGALGIAILSLAQQLHLGLSTFVSVGNKADVSGNDLIQYWEHDPRTSVILLYLESFGNPRRFARIARRVSRGKPIIAVKGGRTKAGVRAAGSHTAALAASNVAVEALFQQTGVIRADTLEEMFDVAAALSNQPLPKGQRVGIVTNAGGPGILCADTCETGGLTIPELSESIRTQLAQFLPAAASLANPVDMIASASPEQYRRTIETLLRAEEIDALIILYIPVGVSNTAAIVEAIGQGVAQARAAGAAEKPVIVCAMTDAGGLPPLAVGAERIPAYQFPETAARVLSRMAEYARFRARPAGAFVEFEDLQLETIRAIIQRALAAGSPRWLSSQELSTLLAAAGIPFAGTVVRTADEAVDASEAIGFPVALKLASSTVVHKTEAGGVHLNLTDESGVRRAVAAIAAAIERAGSPEALEGFLVQPMIRGGCELMIGVVEDPSFGPLIAFGLGGVHVEILGDVIFRVAPLTDDDAREMVRGIKGYRLLEGYRGAPAADVPALEECLLRISSLVEHVPEIVELDLNPIFALGPGQGCRIVDARMRVAAAQGPS
- a CDS encoding metal-sulfur cluster assembly factor, translated to EQQVLDALKPIEDPELHLGIVDLGLIYGSEINPQPEGDEVKLTMTFTSPFCPYGPQLKAMVQRALASLPGVANAVVNIVFTPPWDPRTMASEDCKIALGLGWDEEPEGGPDIEQQR